A section of the Methanoregula formicica SMSP genome encodes:
- a CDS encoding DNA primase family protein, translating to MTPPPSDLIFTDEEQARIAAGCEAARKKEVERVTAEKVADEKREGVDYYGIAQELLRNGDLLSFNGAVFRYRDGIFREDKGQLESQIQTVLQYRGMGAKEKVTTATAQVKHYILFDSPNLEYPFNQSPNAIPLENGVLLLDLETGTASLVNHSSEYRFNYKIRAKYDPAAKTGAVIEYLNSLGVDKDLLLQIPAHSLLSMLGRVYKRAYFLKGDRDSGKSTFIRLVTHCLFGPGTCSNISLHDLLFDRFRLADLDGKIVNAYADLADSKIGNIGLFKALTGGDAVTVERKHKDPYSMVNRAVFLFSANRYPKIKGGDDAWWSRWIAVNFERSFTRDPDYDTRLFTDEFISGFLLLIIERMTAIIKSKDLITTTNVERDWLSDASSGYAFIRDCLERCKGAVLVKRDLYASYVEYCHDAEFEVESQKDITELLKQAGAIDAYPKINGRQEHCYQGFKLKNLSPIFPDAVRKDADNQHTLHISPGERREKVSDMQDIQGISNLKGSTEEKEGTGTRNEKVNGSNPAYPAYTGKTREELTDVLLSYGNNPAKVPDAEAFRTAWQAAGGPR from the coding sequence ATGACGCCGCCGCCATCCGATCTCATTTTCACTGATGAAGAGCAGGCCCGAATCGCTGCCGGATGTGAGGCAGCCCGAAAGAAAGAAGTGGAGCGGGTCACCGCTGAAAAAGTAGCCGATGAGAAACGCGAAGGCGTCGATTATTACGGGATTGCTCAGGAGCTCCTCCGAAATGGAGATCTCCTGTCATTCAATGGAGCGGTGTTCCGGTACCGGGACGGAATTTTCCGTGAGGATAAAGGGCAGCTCGAAAGCCAGATTCAGACCGTCCTGCAATATCGGGGGATGGGTGCCAAAGAAAAAGTCACAACAGCCACGGCCCAGGTAAAGCACTACATTCTTTTCGACTCCCCGAATCTTGAATATCCTTTCAACCAATCCCCGAACGCAATCCCTCTGGAGAATGGAGTCCTCTTGCTGGACCTCGAGACCGGCACGGCAAGCCTCGTCAACCACTCCTCCGAATACAGATTCAATTACAAGATCCGGGCGAAGTATGACCCCGCCGCCAAGACCGGGGCCGTGATCGAGTATCTCAATTCCCTTGGGGTCGATAAGGACCTCCTGCTCCAGATCCCCGCTCACTCGCTCCTTTCGATGCTCGGCCGGGTATACAAGCGGGCGTATTTCCTGAAGGGGGACCGGGACAGCGGGAAGAGCACGTTTATCCGGCTTGTCACTCATTGTCTCTTCGGCCCGGGGACCTGTTCGAATATCAGCCTCCATGACCTCCTCTTCGACCGGTTCCGACTCGCAGATCTTGACGGGAAGATCGTAAACGCCTATGCAGATCTGGCAGACTCGAAGATCGGTAACATAGGCTTGTTCAAGGCATTGACCGGTGGGGATGCTGTTACCGTAGAACGAAAGCACAAGGATCCTTACTCGATGGTGAATCGGGCGGTCTTTCTCTTTTCTGCCAACAGGTACCCGAAAATTAAAGGCGGGGATGATGCCTGGTGGTCCCGCTGGATCGCGGTGAACTTCGAACGGTCATTTACCCGGGACCCTGACTATGATACCCGGCTCTTCACAGATGAGTTCATCTCAGGCTTTTTGCTCCTGATCATCGAGCGCATGACCGCGATCATCAAGTCAAAGGATCTCATCACCACAACGAACGTAGAGCGCGATTGGCTGAGCGATGCCTCTAGCGGCTATGCATTCATCCGGGACTGCCTGGAACGCTGCAAAGGGGCCGTGTTGGTGAAGAGAGATCTGTACGCCTCCTATGTGGAATATTGCCATGATGCGGAGTTCGAGGTCGAGTCCCAGAAGGATATCACCGAGCTCCTGAAACAGGCAGGGGCGATCGATGCGTACCCGAAAATCAATGGCCGGCAGGAGCATTGTTACCAGGGTTTCAAACTCAAGAACCTCTCTCCCATTTTCCCGGATGCTGTAAGGAAAGATGCTGATAACCAGCATACCCTGCATATCTCCCCCGGTGAACGGCGTGAAAAAGTATCCGATATGCAGGATATTCAGGGTATTTCTAATTTAAAAGGAAGTACAGAAGAAAAGGAAGGTACCGGTACACGTAATGAAAAAGTAAACGGCTCCAATCCTGCATACCCTGCATACACGGGGAAAACCAGAGAAGAACTGACAGACGTCCTCCTCAGCTACGGAAATAACCCGGCCAAGGTCCCGGACGCTGAAGCATTCCGGACGGCCTGGCAAGCTGCAGGGGGCCCGCGATGA
- a CDS encoding tyrosine-type recombinase/integrase: MDLLGKYKKLDYINQKYFSEYLRHMQLRNIQQTTITTKLWKVYGFLLWFDMKDAKTASTEDLENFYLHRKQTKSAATAYGDIQELSVFYHWLVPDREIITFKPQRPKNDIRPEKVLASDNVRSLLETCENQRDRALVAVVWDSAARISEVLSCNVGHVTFDQYGAVISVNGKTGRRNIRLVSAVPDLQAWCNIHPMRNDPDAPLFVTSRRRGSTTPTRLTPRRVQNLFARLGDLSGCPKNTNPHAFRHGRLTSRGRQLTEAELRQYAGWSSKSAMAAVYVHLSSRDIDNKILQVEGKLNDEEPALDPMAPIICPRCKTSNPSDSRFCKICSMTLTDQVAQELAEAQRQAEALPEYQTEMQRIQTEMAQLRAEMAVIKKEGL, from the coding sequence ATGGACCTGCTGGGGAAATACAAAAAACTGGATTATATTAATCAGAAATACTTCTCCGAGTACCTCCGGCACATGCAGCTCCGGAACATCCAGCAGACCACGATCACCACGAAACTCTGGAAGGTATACGGCTTCCTGCTCTGGTTCGACATGAAGGACGCGAAGACGGCCAGCACTGAGGACCTGGAGAACTTCTACCTGCACCGGAAGCAAACGAAATCAGCGGCCACAGCGTACGGGGATATCCAGGAGCTCTCCGTTTTCTATCACTGGCTGGTACCGGACCGGGAGATCATCACCTTCAAACCGCAACGGCCCAAGAACGATATCCGCCCGGAGAAGGTCCTCGCATCGGATAACGTCCGGAGCCTGCTTGAGACCTGCGAAAACCAGCGGGACCGGGCCCTGGTCGCGGTCGTGTGGGACTCCGCGGCCCGGATCTCGGAGGTCCTGAGCTGCAATGTCGGTCATGTCACGTTCGACCAGTACGGGGCGGTGATCTCAGTGAACGGGAAAACCGGCAGGCGCAATATCCGGTTGGTGTCAGCGGTCCCGGACCTGCAGGCCTGGTGCAATATTCACCCGATGCGGAACGACCCGGACGCCCCTTTATTCGTCACATCCAGAAGGAGGGGAAGCACAACGCCCACGAGACTGACGCCGCGCCGGGTGCAGAACCTCTTTGCACGGCTGGGCGATCTCTCAGGCTGCCCGAAGAACACGAACCCTCACGCATTCCGGCATGGTCGCCTCACCTCCCGGGGAAGACAACTCACTGAGGCAGAACTCAGGCAGTATGCCGGGTGGTCCTCAAAATCCGCAATGGCTGCGGTTTACGTCCACCTCTCCAGCCGTGATATCGACAACAAGATCCTCCAGGTAGAGGGGAAGCTGAACGATGAGGAGCCGGCCTTGGATCCTATGGCCCCGATCATCTGTCCGCGGTGCAAGACCTCCAACCCGAGTGATTCTCGGTTTTGTAAAATCTGCTCGATGACACTGACCGACCAGGTAGCTCAAGAGCTGGCTGAGGCCCAGCGGCAAGCGGAGGCCCTGCCGGAGTACCAAACGGAGATGCAGCGGATCCAAACAGAGATGGCCCAGCTCAGGGCAGAGATGGCGGTGATAAAGAAAGAGGGTCTGTAA
- a CDS encoding GNAT family N-acetyltransferase, translating to MVKIEKIIENKKQFLDLLLLADEQETMIDKYLPGGDLFALYDDDLKSVCVVVPVTSETCELKNIATYENCQGKGYGRALIQFIFDFYKNDYKTMLVGTGETPAILSFYERCGFETSHRVKNFFADNYDHPIFEGDIQLVDMIYLKKDLQEQRDCITDEKKR from the coding sequence ATGGTGAAAATCGAGAAAATTATCGAGAATAAGAAACAGTTCCTTGACTTATTGCTGCTGGCAGACGAGCAGGAAACCATGATTGACAAGTATTTGCCGGGTGGTGACTTGTTTGCTTTATATGACGATGATTTGAAAAGTGTTTGCGTTGTCGTGCCGGTAACCAGCGAAACCTGCGAACTGAAAAACATAGCAACATACGAGAACTGTCAGGGCAAAGGGTACGGAAGAGCATTGATACAATTCATTTTTGATTTCTACAAAAACGACTACAAAACAATGCTTGTCGGGACAGGAGAAACGCCGGCAATCCTGTCGTTTTATGAACGTTGTGGATTTGAAACCTCACATCGGGTAAAAAATTTCTTTGCCGACAATTACGATCACCCGATTTTTGAGGGTGACATACAACTTGTTGATATGATTTATCTTAAAAAGGATTTACAGGAACAGCGGGATTGTATTACAGACGAAAAAAAACGCTGA
- a CDS encoding PAS domain S-box protein, producing MISVLYVDDEEVLLDIGKTYLERTGKLKVDITTSVSRALELLSTSHYDVVVSDYQMPEMDGIEFLKSLRRQFPKLPFIIFTGKGREEVAVEAFEYGADFYMQKGGAPKPQFTELARKIITAHEHRQGEFHIYRLNRLYSLLSATNKAIVRNTKVPDLLEEICKISVESGGFRMAWAGIAGGSDTIGPIASYGHTDGYLENLTTAPDAKDPECSPTLAAFRSGKCTIYNSLPEDPCSYPWKAEAIRRGYQAIAAIPFARGTRYAGALTLCAPETGFFDDQIVSLLEEMAHDLTFALRAREDDERRKRAEAELHKTNVELAAAYEQLTGQEEELRANYDELKRSGDALRQSEEKYRRIVETANEGIWALDKDFSISFINRKFAEFLGYSEHELIGKKITSLMGAEHARDYGVRKKNWKEGKSEQFECRFIRKDGSTCWLLVSGSPSVDTSGNFTGSFAMVTDISSLKAAEDKLARNEKKFRHIFDAAPYLIISVNRQGVIVDCNRKIQDVLQYEKSEILGMPFDSLLCGDDNAKVQEHFRQTLTTGSAKNQTFSMQRKDGTEIGVSLSSSGLKDQHGTFFRIVCVIEDITELREMQDSLLRKNEDLAASFEELTAIEEELRHHHEILLKNEAALKASEEKYRCIVETANEGIWMLDSDFNTTFVNRKLTEFLGYSEEEILGSSITSFMAEEHAKDHAIRRQNRIAGISEQFECRFIRKDGTTCWFLVSGSPIFDDAGRFSGSFAMVTDISRLKNAEEKLARNEKKFRHIFDAAPYLIISVNRQGIIVDCNRRMNDVLQYDKSEIIGKPFASLVHGDYADTAKEYFRQALTTGSSRNQIYRMQKKDGTSLDASVSASGLKDQHGTFFRVVCIVEDISELRQMQESLLRKNEDLAASFEELTAIEEELRHHHEELLRNEAALRASETRYRNIFENAILGIYRTAPDGSIIEINPAFAWIFGYSSPDEMKQSVRSMCDLYANPKDRDIVTGRITKGEAIRAMDIEFIQRDGEHIWLTINARGIPDDHGEILTLEGTTEDITDRRLAESGLRTAHAKLQLLSSITRHDILNQLGALRAYHDLAQDNEDDPEKLELIRKQMKVVTTIEEQITFTRDYQTMGMIAPSWQNMNAQLIKSTRGLVLKDVRIEAERTDVEVLADPLLTKVFYNLVDNSLRHGGTTMDRIRLSFHESDECLTCFYEDNGQGVPQKDKPLVFNRGFGKNTGLGMFLAKEILAITGMTILEIGEYGKGARFAITIPKGAYRFVETADTLPQQSKKKA from the coding sequence ATGATTTCAGTCCTTTATGTAGATGATGAAGAAGTGCTCCTTGACATTGGCAAGACCTACCTTGAGCGGACGGGCAAACTCAAAGTCGACATAACAACCTCTGTCTCACGTGCACTCGAACTCCTCTCCACCTCCCACTACGACGTAGTCGTCTCCGATTACCAGATGCCGGAGATGGACGGCATCGAGTTTTTGAAGAGCTTACGGAGGCAGTTCCCGAAACTGCCGTTCATCATTTTTACCGGCAAAGGGCGGGAGGAAGTAGCGGTTGAGGCATTCGAGTACGGTGCGGACTTCTACATGCAGAAGGGCGGTGCACCCAAACCCCAGTTCACCGAACTTGCGCGGAAGATCATCACCGCACACGAGCACCGGCAGGGGGAGTTCCATATCTACCGGCTCAACCGGCTCTATTCCCTCCTGAGTGCAACCAACAAGGCCATTGTGCGGAACACAAAAGTGCCTGACCTGCTCGAGGAGATCTGCAAAATCTCGGTTGAGAGCGGCGGGTTCCGGATGGCATGGGCCGGTATCGCCGGCGGGTCCGATACCATCGGCCCCATTGCCTCGTACGGGCACACGGATGGTTACCTGGAGAACCTGACCACAGCACCCGATGCGAAGGATCCCGAGTGCAGCCCAACGCTTGCAGCATTCCGCTCGGGAAAATGCACGATCTATAATTCCCTCCCGGAAGATCCGTGTTCGTATCCATGGAAAGCCGAGGCGATCCGCAGGGGATACCAGGCCATCGCGGCAATCCCCTTTGCACGCGGTACGCGCTATGCCGGTGCCCTCACGCTCTGCGCCCCCGAGACCGGGTTCTTTGACGACCAGATCGTCTCCCTTCTTGAAGAGATGGCCCATGACCTGACTTTTGCGCTCCGTGCCCGGGAAGACGACGAGCGGAGGAAACGGGCAGAGGCAGAACTCCACAAGACAAACGTGGAGCTTGCGGCAGCGTACGAACAGCTGACAGGACAGGAAGAGGAACTCAGGGCAAACTACGATGAACTGAAACGGAGCGGGGACGCTCTGCGCCAGAGCGAGGAGAAGTACCGCAGGATCGTCGAGACGGCAAACGAAGGGATCTGGGCGCTGGACAAAGACTTTTCCATCTCCTTCATCAACCGGAAATTCGCCGAATTCCTCGGGTATTCAGAGCATGAACTGATCGGGAAGAAGATCACCAGCCTCATGGGAGCGGAGCACGCCCGGGATTACGGTGTCCGAAAGAAGAACTGGAAGGAGGGGAAGAGCGAACAGTTCGAATGCCGGTTCATCCGGAAAGACGGAAGTACCTGCTGGCTCCTTGTCTCCGGCTCTCCTTCTGTCGACACGTCGGGCAATTTTACCGGCTCGTTTGCTATGGTCACGGATATCAGCAGCCTCAAGGCTGCTGAGGACAAACTGGCGAGAAACGAGAAGAAGTTCCGGCATATCTTCGATGCCGCACCCTACCTGATCATCTCGGTCAACCGGCAGGGAGTCATTGTTGACTGCAACCGCAAGATCCAGGATGTGCTGCAGTACGAGAAGAGCGAGATCCTCGGAATGCCGTTTGACTCCCTCCTGTGTGGGGATGATAATGCCAAAGTGCAGGAGCATTTCCGGCAGACGCTGACAACCGGTTCAGCAAAAAACCAGACATTCAGCATGCAGAGGAAAGATGGGACGGAGATCGGTGTCAGCCTCAGTTCCAGCGGGCTTAAGGACCAACATGGGACATTCTTCAGGATTGTCTGCGTCATCGAGGATATCACCGAACTCCGGGAGATGCAGGATTCACTGCTCAGAAAGAACGAGGATTTGGCAGCCTCCTTTGAGGAACTGACCGCCATCGAAGAGGAACTCCGCCACCACCATGAAATCCTGCTGAAAAACGAGGCGGCCCTCAAAGCCAGCGAGGAAAAGTACCGCTGCATTGTCGAGACGGCAAACGAAGGCATCTGGATGCTTGATTCTGACTTCAACACCACGTTCGTCAACCGGAAACTCACGGAGTTCCTCGGCTATTCAGAAGAGGAGATCCTGGGATCAAGCATCACCAGTTTCATGGCAGAGGAGCATGCAAAGGACCATGCAATAAGGAGACAGAACCGGATCGCCGGCATAAGCGAACAGTTCGAGTGCCGGTTTATCCGGAAAGATGGGACTACCTGCTGGTTTTTGGTATCCGGTTCCCCGATCTTCGATGATGCAGGGCGTTTTTCCGGTTCGTTTGCCATGGTGACGGATATCAGCCGTCTCAAAAATGCTGAAGAGAAACTGGCACGAAACGAGAAGAAGTTCCGGCATATCTTCGATGCTGCGCCTTACCTGATCATCTCGGTCAACCGGCAGGGCATCATTGTCGACTGCAACCGCAGGATGAATGATGTGCTGCAGTACGACAAGAGCGAGATTATCGGAAAACCGTTTGCGTCCCTTGTCCACGGGGATTATGCAGATACCGCAAAGGAATATTTCCGGCAGGCGCTGACCACCGGCTCGTCGCGGAACCAGATCTACCGGATGCAAAAGAAGGACGGGACCAGCCTCGATGCCAGTGTCAGTGCAAGCGGGCTCAAAGACCAGCACGGGACATTCTTCCGTGTTGTCTGTATTGTCGAAGATATTTCCGAACTCCGGCAGATGCAGGAATCGCTGCTCAGGAAGAACGAAGACCTTGCGGCGTCCTTTGAAGAACTGACCGCCATCGAAGAAGAACTCCGGCACCACCACGAAGAACTGTTACGAAACGAGGCTGCCCTCAGGGCAAGCGAGACCCGGTACCGGAATATCTTCGAAAATGCGATCCTGGGCATTTACCGGACTGCCCCGGATGGAAGCATCATCGAGATCAACCCGGCCTTTGCATGGATTTTCGGGTACTCCTCTCCCGACGAGATGAAACAATCGGTCCGGTCCATGTGTGACCTGTATGCCAATCCAAAGGACCGGGACATCGTCACTGGACGGATCACAAAAGGCGAGGCGATCCGGGCAATGGATATTGAGTTCATACAGAGGGACGGGGAACATATCTGGCTTACGATAAACGCGCGAGGGATTCCAGACGATCACGGTGAGATCCTTACCCTTGAAGGGACAACCGAAGATATCACCGACCGGAGATTAGCCGAGAGCGGGCTCAGGACAGCCCATGCCAAGCTCCAGCTTCTCTCAAGCATCACCCGCCATGATATCCTCAACCAGCTTGGCGCGCTCCGTGCCTACCATGACCTGGCCCAGGACAATGAAGACGACCCCGAGAAACTGGAACTCATCAGGAAGCAGATGAAAGTTGTCACTACCATCGAAGAACAGATCACCTTCACCCGGGACTACCAGACGATGGGCATGATAGCGCCGTCGTGGCAGAACATGAATGCGCAACTAATCAAGTCCACGCGGGGTCTTGTCTTAAAGGATGTCCGGATAGAAGCAGAGCGGACTGATGTCGAGGTACTGGCTGACCCGCTGCTGACGAAGGTCTTCTATAACCTTGTTGACAACTCCCTTCGCCATGGAGGTACAACAATGGACAGGATCCGGCTCTCGTTCCATGAGTCCGATGAGTGCCTTACCTGCTTCTATGAAGACAATGGGCAGGGTGTCCCCCAAAAAGACAAGCCTCTTGTCTTTAACCGGGGCTTTGGCAAGAATACCGGCCTTGGGATGTTCCTTGCCAAGGAGATCCTTGCCATCACCGGTATGACGATTCTGGAGATCGGGGAATACGGCAAAGGTGCCCGGTTTGCCATAACCATCCCGAAAGGGGCGTACCGGTTTGTTGAAACCGCAGATACCCTTCCACAACAATCCAAGAAAAAAGCCTGA
- a CDS encoding PKD domain-containing protein codes for MTHRILVYLFLCISLLGLASLPAAAADSTNPGSGYIVVTNPPVADFFASNQHGSPPFVVSFADTSLGYTPMTYAWDFGDGTTSDRENPTHTYKADGEYTVSLTVTNQYGSDTKTVDGFIAVGNPPVTDFSAVPLEGTFPLTVSFTDTSANKPTAWNWDFGDGGLSAEMNPTHTFMQPGIYTIQLKVSNIFGSDTISKTSLISVGSPAPSTAPTPGTPAQERREGIIGLIQEAKGPAATNLPASAYIPAQFMALAAVITSIAVLVIQIIVANIGFIWQIILKFLKFFADLIGGHAIEKLSEKEIAARKLAVRKMEQHYFGLSATEVLVIEIAIIIVALAFMLADRAELTLDMVLIYIAVGAVSVLLHDFAHRYFATKHGQDADTRFWGLGTVIMFVTAWLFGNAFGASYRNLVNRTDDENPRTIGIEMVAGPVVSIILTFVFLAMVMLGGVWAIAGGIGFTINLITAVYSLMPIETMDGLAIWRWNKSLYLALFIPIFVFYCAVFMLI; via the coding sequence ATGACGCACCGCATACTGGTCTACCTGTTTCTCTGCATCTCGCTCCTGGGGCTTGCGTCCCTGCCCGCTGCGGCAGCGGACAGCACAAATCCCGGCTCCGGATACATCGTTGTGACCAATCCACCAGTTGCAGATTTTTTTGCCAGCAACCAGCACGGTTCACCCCCGTTCGTGGTCAGCTTTGCTGACACGTCCCTGGGATACACGCCCATGACCTATGCATGGGATTTCGGGGACGGGACAACATCCGACCGCGAGAATCCCACCCATACCTACAAGGCTGACGGCGAGTATACCGTCAGCCTCACGGTAACAAACCAGTACGGATCGGACACAAAGACCGTGGACGGGTTCATTGCCGTAGGCAATCCGCCGGTTACGGACTTTTCCGCGGTGCCCCTTGAGGGCACATTCCCCCTTACCGTCTCGTTCACCGATACATCAGCAAACAAGCCAACTGCATGGAACTGGGACTTTGGCGATGGCGGACTCTCCGCGGAAATGAATCCCACGCATACATTTATGCAGCCGGGGATCTACACGATCCAGCTGAAAGTCTCCAATATCTTTGGCAGCGACACCATCTCAAAGACCAGTCTCATCAGTGTCGGCAGCCCGGCACCCTCAACCGCTCCCACACCGGGCACACCCGCACAGGAACGCCGGGAGGGAATCATCGGCCTGATCCAGGAAGCAAAAGGTCCTGCAGCAACAAACCTCCCGGCATCGGCATACATTCCCGCACAGTTCATGGCGCTTGCCGCGGTCATCACGAGCATCGCGGTGCTCGTCATCCAGATCATTGTTGCAAACATCGGGTTCATCTGGCAGATCATCCTCAAGTTCCTGAAATTCTTCGCAGACCTCATCGGGGGACATGCGATCGAGAAACTGAGCGAGAAGGAGATCGCTGCCCGTAAACTCGCAGTACGGAAGATGGAGCAGCATTATTTCGGGCTCTCGGCAACGGAAGTCCTGGTCATCGAGATTGCCATCATCATTGTCGCGCTTGCCTTCATGCTTGCAGACCGGGCCGAACTCACCCTTGACATGGTGCTCATTTACATTGCTGTTGGTGCGGTGTCCGTGTTGCTCCACGATTTTGCGCACCGGTACTTTGCCACAAAACACGGGCAGGATGCAGACACCCGGTTCTGGGGCCTTGGGACGGTCATCATGTTCGTCACGGCGTGGCTCTTTGGCAACGCATTCGGCGCCTCGTACCGGAATCTCGTCAACAGGACGGACGATGAAAACCCGAGAACGATAGGGATCGAGATGGTGGCCGGGCCGGTTGTCTCCATCATCCTCACGTTCGTCTTCCTGGCCATGGTGATGCTTGGCGGTGTCTGGGCTATTGCCGGGGGGATCGGGTTCACCATCAACCTTATCACCGCGGTCTACAGCCTGATGCCCATCGAAACCATGGACGGCCTTGCGATCTGGCGCTGGAACAAATCCCTTTACCTGGCGCTCTTCATCCCGATCTTCGTATTCTACTGCGCGGTGTTTATGCTGATATAG
- a CDS encoding mechanosensitive ion channel family protein: MDSTIIDSFLYIAAGIVAAVIVYGVFLFLKKRAEKSETKLDDLLVHSLGNPLVLLAFFVPLYFAIKNAIVVYPQFAWLTSSNAIYALYILIATWIIATFVDGVLETYGDALAETTESEVDDQIVDILKRIAKYLIWFTGILYVFTLFNVNITPLIAGAGVIGIAIALAAQDLFSNFFGGAVIITDRPFKVGDRVLINDILGDVVHIGPRSTRVVTLDADIVTIPNNKISTSVVRNYSLPSPQARVLIPVSVSPDSDIEKVKSILMQVIDDAKSQKCEFIAEVPGSTIYLARMDKNSLTFDVALFTHEYTYANIVRDYVNTRIIEAFRNEGIRFA; encoded by the coding sequence ATGGACTCGACAATCATTGACTCGTTCCTGTACATCGCGGCGGGGATTGTCGCTGCGGTCATCGTGTATGGTGTCTTCCTCTTCTTAAAGAAACGAGCAGAGAAATCAGAGACAAAACTGGACGACCTTCTCGTCCACTCGCTGGGAAATCCGCTGGTCCTCCTTGCATTCTTTGTGCCGCTGTATTTTGCCATCAAAAATGCCATCGTGGTCTACCCGCAGTTTGCGTGGCTTACCAGCTCGAACGCCATCTATGCACTGTACATCCTGATCGCAACCTGGATCATCGCAACGTTCGTGGACGGGGTCCTGGAGACGTACGGCGATGCCCTTGCAGAGACCACGGAATCTGAGGTGGACGACCAGATTGTCGACATCCTCAAGCGGATTGCAAAATATCTCATCTGGTTCACGGGAATTCTCTATGTCTTCACGCTCTTCAATGTGAACATCACCCCCCTCATTGCCGGTGCCGGAGTCATCGGCATTGCCATTGCCCTTGCTGCACAGGATCTCTTCTCCAACTTCTTTGGCGGGGCTGTCATCATCACCGACCGCCCGTTCAAGGTGGGCGACCGCGTCCTCATCAACGATATCCTCGGGGACGTTGTACATATCGGGCCGAGGAGTACCCGGGTCGTGACGCTGGACGCCGATATCGTCACCATCCCGAACAACAAGATCTCGACAAGCGTTGTCCGGAATTATTCCCTGCCCAGCCCGCAGGCCCGTGTCCTGATACCGGTCTCTGTTTCTCCTGATTCAGATATCGAGAAGGTGAAATCCATCCTGATGCAGGTCATCGATGACGCAAAGTCACAGAAATGCGAGTTTATTGCTGAGGTCCCGGGCTCAACCATTTACCTGGCCAGGATGGACAAGAACTCGCTGACCTTCGATGTCGCTCTCTTCACCCACGAGTACACCTACGCAAATATTGTCCGCGATTATGTCAACACGAGGATCATTGAAGCGTTCCGGAACGAGGGGATCCGGTTTGCATAG
- a CDS encoding MscL family protein: protein MVDKTLGNAEKMIGGGVSTLGKGAEGFSKEFMDFLNKYQVIGLAVAFVIGTAATKLVNSTVNDIIMPIIAVIIPGGDWRLATLEIGPLKFLVGDYAGAIIDFVIIALVIFLLVKYIMKGDTTKKV from the coding sequence ATGGTTGATAAAACACTTGGCAACGCTGAAAAGATGATTGGCGGAGGGGTGTCTACCCTGGGCAAAGGTGCCGAGGGGTTCAGCAAGGAGTTCATGGATTTCCTGAACAAATACCAGGTTATCGGTCTTGCAGTTGCGTTTGTCATCGGTACTGCCGCAACGAAACTGGTCAATTCGACCGTGAACGATATCATCATGCCCATCATTGCCGTCATCATCCCGGGCGGCGACTGGCGGCTGGCAACGCTGGAGATCGGCCCCCTGAAGTTCCTTGTCGGGGACTATGCCGGGGCCATCATCGACTTTGTCATCATCGCTCTCGTCATCTTCCTGCTGGTCAAATATATTATGAAAGGAGACACGACGAAAAAAGTCTGA